The nucleotide sequence CCGCCGTCCCTGCTGGAGCGGATCGAGCGGGGCGAGGTCGGCGGCGTTATCCTCTTTTCCCGCAACGTGAAGACCCCTGACCAGGTGCGGAGCCTCGTGCGGCAGCTCCAGGACGTCTCCCTTCACGCCGGGGTACCGGGAGGGCAGGCGGGCATCGGGCTGTTGATCGCGACCGACCAGGAAGGAGGCCGCGTCGTCCGGCTGAAGCCGCCCGCCACCTGGTTCCCGTCCGCCATGGCCCTCGGCGCGACGGGGGACGTCGAGCTGGTCGAGGCGCTGGCCCTGGCCATGGGCCGGCAGCTCCGGGCCGTCGGCGTCAACATGGATCTGGCTCCCGTGCTCGACGTCAACAACAACCCGGCCAATCCGGTCATCGGGCTGCGCTCCTACGGGGAGGACCCTCAGCTCGTGGCCCGCCTGGGCGCCGCCGCGGTGCGGGGGCTGCAGTCCGCGGGCGTCGCGGCCACCGGCAAGCATTTCCCCGGCCATGGCGACACGGCCCTCGACTCTCACGTGGACCTTCCGGTGGTGCCCCACGACCGGGAGAGGCTCGAGCGCGTCGAGCTCGTGCCCTTCCGGGCGGCCATAGCCGGGGGTATCAGTGCCATCATGACCTCCCACGTGGTCTTCCCCGCCATCGAGCCGGAGCCGGGGCGGCCTGCGACGCACTCCCGGGCGGTCCTGGAGGGGCTGTTGCGGGGGGAGTTGGGGTTCGGAGGGCTCATCGTCACCGACTGCCTCGAGATGCGCGCCATATCGGATCGCTTCGAGCCGGGCGAGGCCGCCGTGCGCGCCTTCGAGGCGGGGGCGGACCTCATCCTGGTGAGCCACACGGAGAGCCGCCAGCGTGAGGCGTACCGGGCGCTCGTGGATGCCGCCCGCTCCGGGCGCATTTCCCGGCAACGCCTCAGGGAGTCGGTCGAGCGGGTGCTGGCGCTCAAGCGGCGATATGGAGCCCTGGGTGCCGGCGTCGACGATCTCCTGCCCGACGTGCCCTTGAGCGACGCCGCGGACCTGCAGGCGGCCGAGCTCCTGGCTATCCGAGCGTCTACCCACGCCGTCACCGCCGTGGAGAGTGCGGATCTACCTCTGCGCAGCCTCGTCGAGCGCATTGCGCAGCCCGAGACAGGGGTGGTGGTGCTCGAGCTGGGGGAGGGGATCGCCACCATGGCAGAGGAGCGCCATGCGAGTCCCCTGCGGCTGGCCGAGGCGCTTCGCCACGAGATGGGGCAGGCCGCCACGCCGGTTCCTGTCGAGGAGATCCGGGTGGCTTCCGGCACTCCGCCCGAGCAAGACGAGCAGGCGTTGCAGCACCTGCGGGCGGCGGTCCTGCAACGACGCCGCATCCCGGTGGTCGTCACGCGCACGGCCTCTCGACACCCCGACCAGGTCGCGTGGGCCCGCCTCGCCATCGAGCTCGCGCCCCAGGCTTCCGCTCTGGTGGCGATGGGCACGCCTTACGACCTGGGGGCCCTCGGGCGCAGGCCGGCCTGGTATCTGGCAGCCTATGGCGACCAGCCGCCGCACGTGAGGGCGGTGGCCGCCGTGCTGGCCGGCAAGGCCCAGCCGTCCGGCCGGTTCCCCGTGACGGTCGCTTAGCCAGAGGGTACGGGAGCACGTCCCCTAGCTTCCGGTGCGCAGCCCGAGCGCCCGGAAGAGGTCGGGCGTGCCCGCCGGCACGGGCGGCAGCCCCAGCACCCGCTGCGCTTCAGAGATGGCCCGCATCGTCCCCGGGCCCAGCCTTGCGTCCGCCCGCCCCGGATCGAAGCCGTGGCGGCGCAACGCCCACTGCAGGAGCGGCACGTGCCAGTCCACGGTGCCGGCCGGGAGGGCGATGTTCCACTCGAGGGACGGCAGCACGCCCGTGATGGTGACGGGAGTGCCCTCCGGCACGAGGTCGTAGAGGTGCTCCACGTCGTGGTTGAACATCCGGATACACCCGGCGCTGGCGTAGGTGCCGATGGACCAGGGACGGTTGGTCCCGTGGATGCCGTAGCTGCCGAACGGTATGTCGATCCCCATCCACCGCGTCCCGAAGACGCCTTCCGCGTATCCCTTGTCTACGATTCTCCATTCCCCGACGGGCGTCATCGTCGTGAACTTGCCCACGGCGATGGGCCAGCGGCCTTGCACCTTGCCGTCCTTGTACAGCGTGAGGTTGAGGTGGGCGGTGTCGATGACGATCCAGTAGCCTCCGGGCTCGACGCCCGGGTGGGGCAAGAGGTCGTCCGGGCCGGGAGCCTCCTGCGCGGCCGCCGATTGGGCGGCCATGAGCGGCCTGGCCTCCCGCTCGAAGGCCCGGGCCAGGGCGGCCATGGTCTCCGGCCCCGCCACTCCGGTCGGCTCGATCCCTGCCTTGCGCTGGAAGGCGCGGACGGCTTCCCGGGTGTGGGGGTCGTAACGCCCGTCGATGGGGTAGTCGAACAGCGCCAGCAGGCGCAGGCCCAGCTGGAGCTCGCGCACCGCCTCGGGCGCGTCTTCGTGTCCGGGGGCGCCGATGACCTGGACTTCCCCGCACATGGGGCGGGTACTCGTCTCCCCGCCCGCCGCGAAAGCCGCGCAGGCGCCACCTCCCGCCAGGACGACGAGCAAGACACAGGCCCAGGCAGCCAGGGCGTTGGCGATGCGGCGCAGGATGCGGCGCCGGTCGATGCCGGTGATCAGCATGCTGTTGGACATCCCGCATGCTGATGTATGCGGGTTCTTCGGCGGCCATACCCGTCCAGCGCGTCCCATGCCCTGGCGTGCAAGTGGCATGGCCCGGCCACGGGTGGTACACTCTACCGGCGGGACGGCCCGGCCGGCGCCGCCAGGATGCCGGCTGCGGGCCGGTCCGCGCGGGAGCACGGAGGTTCGTAGCGGAGCCCACCGGCTTCCTCATTTTTGCCCAAGGAGGCAGAGGGCCATGGACAGCGTTCGACTCGGGGACCGGGTCCCGGACCTGCAACTCCCGGCTTACTTTCCCACCACCGGCGAGGAGGGGACCGTCCGGCTCGCCGACTACAGGGGCCGCTGGCTCGTTCTCGTCTTCTACCCGGCCGACTTCACCTTCGTGTGCCCGACCGAGCTTGCCGACTACGGCGAGCTGTACGACGAGTTCCGGCAACGCAACGCCGAGGTGGTAGGGATCAGTACCGACACGGTCTATACCCACAAGGCATGGCTCGAGGCCGAAAAGACCCTCGAGCACGTTCGCTACCCGATGGCATCCGATCGGACGGGCCACGTAGCGCGCCTGTTCGGCGTCCTGGACGAGACGAGCGGCAACGCCCGGCGAGGGACCTTCATCCTCGACCCCGAAGGGCGGGTTCGGGACGTCGAGATGACCTGGGATAACGTCGGGCGCAACGCCTCAGAGACCCTGCGCCGGCTGGATGCCCTGATCTTCGTCGACGCCCACCCGGGCATGGCGTGTCCTGCAAAGTGGACGAAGGGCGCCAGATCGCTCAGGACCGGCGTCGCGGTGGCAGGGCGGGTCTACCAGGAACTGCACGCCAACGGGCGGTGACGCTACCGCCTCCCTCCCCGAGGCCGGCAGGAGTCGCGCCCGGGGTGCCGAACCATGCGGCAATACCCGGGAGGGGCCGCAGCAGCCCCGCATCGCAGCGCCTGATCCTGTTCGCGCCATGCGTCCTACGGGATGGAGGGGGTCAGCATGTCCCTTTCTTACCGCTTGGCCCGCATCGTGGGGATGGTCTCGGCAGCGTTCCTGGCCGTGTTGCTGGCGGGAGTCGGCGCCGGTGCGCCCGCGGCGGCCGCCGCCAGCATCGTCGTGGGGCTGCAGGCGGAGCCGACGGCACTGGATCCCCACCAGATCAGCGACTACAACTCCAGCCGGGCCACCATGGGGATGTACGACAGCCTGTTGCGGTTCAAGGACGGCTCGACCGAGCTCGAGCCCGGCCTGGCCCAGTCGTGGACGGTCTCCAAGGACGGCCTCGTATACACCCTCAAGCTGCGGCGAGGGGTCCGATTCCATGACGGGACGCCGTTCGACGCGGATGCGGTCGTGTTCAACATCCAGCGCCAGATCGATCCGTCTCATCCCTACCACCAGACGGGGACGTTCCCGTACGCGGAGTTTACCTTCGGAAAGGTCAAGCGGGTGGAGAAGGTCGACGCGTACACGGTCCGGTTCGTGCTCGAGCAGCGCTACGCGCCTTTCCTCGCCAACCTGGCCATGCACGCGGCGGCCATGGTCTCGCCTGCGGCCATCCGCAAGTACGGGAAGGAGATCGCCAAACACCCGGTGGGGACAGGGCCCTTCCGGTTCGTGCGGTGGACGCCGGGCGTGGAGGTCGTCGTGGAGCGGAACCCGGACTACTGGGACAAGGCCCGGGTGCCGCGCATCCAGCAGGTCGTCTACCGTCCCGTCGTGGAGGACCAGACGCGGCTTGCCCAGCTGGAGGCCGGAGAGCTGGACTTCATTGTCAACGTGCCTCCCGACGACCTGCCGCGCTTGCGAAGCGACGCACGCTGGCAGGTGATCGAACAGCCCGGCATGCACATCTGGTACCTCGTCCTCAACAACCAGAAGCCGCCCTTCAACGACGTGCGGGTGCGGCGCGCCGTCAACTACGCGATCAACCGCCGGGCCATCGTGGAAGGCATCTTGAAGGGCACGGGAGTCCTGGCGGACAATTACATCCCGCCCGTTCTCTGGGGTTACGACGAGGAGGTCCACGCCTACCCGTACGATCCGGAGAAGGCACGCCAGCTGCTGGCCGAAGCCGGCTACCCCAAGGGCCTGTCGGTGGATTTCTGGGTGCCGCAGTCCGGGTCGGGCATGCAGCAGCCCGTGGCCATGGCGCAGGCCATTCAGAGCGACCTCGCAAAGGTGGGGATCCGGGTCAACATTCAAACGTTCGAGTGGGGGACCTACCTGGACAAGGTCTTCGCCTCCGACCCGGCGCAGGTGGCGGAGATGCACGAGATGAGCTGGGTAGGGGACAACGGCGACCCGGACAACTTCCTGTACATCCTCCTCTCGGGCCACCAGTGGCCTCCCAACGGGTTCAACGAGAGCTTCTACCGCAACCCTGAAGTCGATCGACTGCTGGTGGCGGCGCAGCAGTCGTCGGACCGGACGGAGCGAGCCGGCCTGTACAAGAGGGCGCAGGCACTCATCATGAGGGACGCGCCCTGGGTGCCCTTCGACCACGAGACGCAGATCGTGGTCGCCCGTAAGGAGATCCAGGGCTTCGTGCTCCACCCCACGGGAGTCTTCCGGTTCGAGACGGTGCGCCTGCAAGGCCAGGAGTGACAGAGGACGGGATGGGCGCATACGTTCTCAAGCGGCTCGTGGCGGTCGTACCGGTGCTGGTGGGGATCACCGTGGTGGTGTTCCTCACCATGCACCTGTCGCCCGGGGACCCGGCCCTCATCATGCTGGGCCCCCACGCCACCGAGCCGGCGCTCGCCCAGCTCCGCCACGACCTGGGGTTGGATCTACCCATCGCGGTGCAGTACGTGCGGTGGATAGGCAAGCTGGTGTCGGGGGACTGGGGACACTCCATCCAGCTCAAGCGCAGCGTGATCGAGCTCCTCGGCGCGAGGGCCGGGGGCACGGCTCTGCTGGCCGTCTCCGCTCTTGTGCTCGCGGTGGGACTCGGGTTGCCGGCCGGCGTGCTGGCAGCGGTATGGGGTCGTAGCGCGGCCGACCGGGCCCTCATGATCGCGATGCTGGCGGGTTTCTCCATGCCCGTCTTCTGGCTTGGGTTGCTGCTGCAATTGGGCTTCGGGTTGCGCCTGGGGTGGTTTCCCATCTCCGGCATGT is from Limnochorda sp. L945t and encodes:
- the nagZ gene encoding beta-N-acetylhexosaminidase; the protein is MPEGPFLDAGAMAAALPLERQVGQLLMVGFPGVEPPPSLLERIERGEVGGVILFSRNVKTPDQVRSLVRQLQDVSLHAGVPGGQAGIGLLIATDQEGGRVVRLKPPATWFPSAMALGATGDVELVEALALAMGRQLRAVGVNMDLAPVLDVNNNPANPVIGLRSYGEDPQLVARLGAAAVRGLQSAGVAATGKHFPGHGDTALDSHVDLPVVPHDRERLERVELVPFRAAIAGGISAIMTSHVVFPAIEPEPGRPATHSRAVLEGLLRGELGFGGLIVTDCLEMRAISDRFEPGEAAVRAFEAGADLILVSHTESRQREAYRALVDAARSGRISRQRLRESVERVLALKRRYGALGAGVDDLLPDVPLSDAADLQAAELLAIRASTHAVTAVESADLPLRSLVERIAQPETGVVVLELGEGIATMAEERHASPLRLAEALRHEMGQAATPVPVEEIRVASGTPPEQDEQALQHLRAAVLQRRRIPVVVTRTASRHPDQVAWARLAIELAPQASALVAMGTPYDLGALGRRPAWYLAAYGDQPPHVRAVAAVLAGKAQPSGRFPVTVA
- a CDS encoding peptidoglycan-binding protein, whose translation is MLITGIDRRRILRRIANALAAWACVLLVVLAGGGACAAFAAGGETSTRPMCGEVQVIGAPGHEDAPEAVRELQLGLRLLALFDYPIDGRYDPHTREAVRAFQRKAGIEPTGVAGPETMAALARAFEREARPLMAAQSAAAQEAPGPDDLLPHPGVEPGGYWIVIDTAHLNLTLYKDGKVQGRWPIAVGKFTTMTPVGEWRIVDKGYAEGVFGTRWMGIDIPFGSYGIHGTNRPWSIGTYASAGCIRMFNHDVEHLYDLVPEGTPVTITGVLPSLEWNIALPAGTVDWHVPLLQWALRRHGFDPGRADARLGPGTMRAISEAQRVLGLPPVPAGTPDLFRALGLRTGS
- a CDS encoding peroxiredoxin; translated protein: MDSVRLGDRVPDLQLPAYFPTTGEEGTVRLADYRGRWLVLVFYPADFTFVCPTELADYGELYDEFRQRNAEVVGISTDTVYTHKAWLEAEKTLEHVRYPMASDRTGHVARLFGVLDETSGNARRGTFILDPEGRVRDVEMTWDNVGRNASETLRRLDALIFVDAHPGMACPAKWTKGARSLRTGVAVAGRVYQELHANGR
- a CDS encoding ABC transporter substrate-binding protein; translation: MSLSYRLARIVGMVSAAFLAVLLAGVGAGAPAAAAASIVVGLQAEPTALDPHQISDYNSSRATMGMYDSLLRFKDGSTELEPGLAQSWTVSKDGLVYTLKLRRGVRFHDGTPFDADAVVFNIQRQIDPSHPYHQTGTFPYAEFTFGKVKRVEKVDAYTVRFVLEQRYAPFLANLAMHAAAMVSPAAIRKYGKEIAKHPVGTGPFRFVRWTPGVEVVVERNPDYWDKARVPRIQQVVYRPVVEDQTRLAQLEAGELDFIVNVPPDDLPRLRSDARWQVIEQPGMHIWYLVLNNQKPPFNDVRVRRAVNYAINRRAIVEGILKGTGVLADNYIPPVLWGYDEEVHAYPYDPEKARQLLAEAGYPKGLSVDFWVPQSGSGMQQPVAMAQAIQSDLAKVGIRVNIQTFEWGTYLDKVFASDPAQVAEMHEMSWVGDNGDPDNFLYILLSGHQWPPNGFNESFYRNPEVDRLLVAAQQSSDRTERAGLYKRAQALIMRDAPWVPFDHETQIVVARKEIQGFVLHPTGVFRFETVRLQGQE
- a CDS encoding ABC transporter permease, which encodes MGAYVLKRLVAVVPVLVGITVVVFLTMHLSPGDPALIMLGPHATEPALAQLRHDLGLDLPIAVQYVRWIGKLVSGDWGHSIQLKRSVIELLGARAGGTALLAVSALVLAVGLGLPAGVLAAVWGRSAADRALMIAMLAGFSMPVFWLGLLLQLGFGLRLGWFPISGMYAPGSSDASDLVRHLVLPAVALAVGPAATVARMTRASMLDVARQEYIRAARARGVGRWSLVFRHGLRNAMIPTVTVIGMQAGYLLGGEVLVEMLFNWPGLGMLMINGILARDFPVVQGGILVISAMYVFTNLAVDVLYAYLDPRITYA